The Gemmata palustris genome includes a region encoding these proteins:
- a CDS encoding DUF1559 domain-containing protein, which translates to MPLSSPRSKRGFTLIELLVVIAIIAILIGLLLPAVQKVREAAARMKCQNNLKQLGLACHGFHDATGVVPPSRSAGGGFPKLGVPGGAYQGALVWILPYIEQDNIRKAYDIKLHFGHANNRTAVMTKVNVFNCPSTPNPDRVAVSWTHGGFTIDNAAVTDYSVINRVSADLVSSFPNNVDAYTDSNAWGPFSYNTGSTYRVMTWSSVTDGLSNTLFYVEDAGRPNGWRANRRISSSGATVGGSAWCDEASEFGFQGCTPPNDTRPGLQAMNCTNNGEPYSFHTGGISVGLCDGSVRFLRESMDIRMFARMVTAQGGEVNGND; encoded by the coding sequence ATGCCCCTCTCCTCTCCTCGCTCGAAACGCGGTTTCACGCTGATCGAGTTGCTGGTCGTCATCGCCATCATCGCAATTTTGATCGGCCTGCTTCTGCCCGCGGTGCAGAAGGTGCGTGAGGCCGCCGCGCGCATGAAGTGTCAGAACAACCTCAAACAACTCGGGCTCGCGTGCCACGGGTTCCACGACGCCACGGGCGTCGTCCCGCCGTCGCGGTCCGCCGGCGGCGGGTTCCCGAAGCTCGGCGTTCCCGGCGGGGCCTACCAGGGCGCGCTGGTGTGGATTTTGCCCTACATCGAGCAGGACAACATTCGGAAGGCCTACGATATCAAGCTCCACTTCGGCCACGCGAACAACCGCACCGCGGTCATGACCAAGGTGAACGTGTTCAACTGCCCGTCCACCCCGAACCCGGACCGGGTTGCGGTGAGCTGGACCCACGGCGGCTTCACGATCGACAACGCGGCCGTGACCGATTACTCGGTCATCAACCGGGTGTCCGCCGACCTGGTCAGCAGTTTCCCCAATAACGTGGACGCCTACACCGACTCGAACGCCTGGGGGCCGTTCTCGTACAACACGGGCTCCACGTACCGGGTCATGACCTGGTCGAGCGTAACGGACGGGCTGTCGAACACCCTCTTCTACGTCGAGGACGCGGGCCGGCCGAACGGGTGGCGCGCGAACCGGCGGATCAGTTCCAGCGGGGCCACGGTGGGCGGGTCCGCCTGGTGCGACGAGGCGTCCGAGTTCGGGTTCCAGGGGTGTACCCCTCCGAACGACACCCGCCCGGGCCTCCAGGCGATGAACTGCACGAACAACGGCGAGCCATACTCGTTCCACACCGGCGGGATCAGCGTCGGCCTGTGCGACGGCTCGGTGCGGTTCCTGCGTGAGAGCATGGACATCCGCATGTTCGCCCGGATGGTGACCGCGCAAGGCGGTGAAGTGAACGGGAACGATTGA
- a CDS encoding OprO/OprP family phosphate-selective porin, with product MTRWAAWIALVVTGSISAPTRASDLPPEPSAPAGERAPPSPPAPVAGAPTVPNLPPDTTNPLAERLGLKPTIELRGRIEADAVVVSQSTSSKALIGDLQNGYGFRRARLGAQGTVGDSARWVAEIDFANGNFRPRDLYVGLTALPGLRELRVGYFREPFSLEGATSSRFITFMERSPLNELDPARDWGVAGRWWTENERATFALGAFRVGTNNGGFSGGDDGNWAVTTRLTGLPIYANDEGIFRLIHIGGAFSHRVPPNGVVRYAPDAQSNILDVNDSPVSPFLPTINIPASSQQLYNLQAAAVFGPLSFQGEWFGTTIQQTGAGPVFLHGFYVDASYFLTGEHRGYDRTDAAFANVSVLRPLVRTPSTPATGFGAVELAARFAVGDFMSANLPKAPSGPFATASQGAVLFQMTLGANWYLNDYTRIMVNYTMATPDARGTPALPVHVFGVRTALFW from the coding sequence ATGACCCGCTGGGCCGCGTGGATAGCGCTCGTCGTTACGGGATCGATCTCGGCACCGACACGTGCGAGTGATCTTCCGCCGGAGCCGAGCGCGCCCGCGGGGGAGCGTGCTCCCCCCAGCCCCCCAGCGCCAGTAGCGGGCGCCCCAACTGTTCCCAATCTCCCACCGGACACGACCAACCCGCTGGCCGAGCGATTGGGATTGAAGCCGACCATTGAACTCCGCGGGCGCATCGAAGCGGACGCGGTGGTGGTCTCGCAATCGACGTCGAGCAAAGCGCTAATCGGCGACCTCCAAAACGGTTACGGGTTCCGCCGCGCGCGTCTCGGTGCGCAAGGTACGGTGGGCGATTCCGCCCGCTGGGTCGCGGAGATCGACTTCGCGAACGGGAACTTCCGCCCGCGCGACCTGTACGTGGGGCTGACCGCGCTGCCGGGGCTCCGCGAACTGCGGGTGGGCTACTTTCGCGAGCCGTTCAGCCTGGAAGGTGCGACCAGTTCGCGCTTCATCACGTTCATGGAGCGCTCGCCGCTGAACGAACTGGACCCGGCGCGCGATTGGGGCGTCGCCGGGAGGTGGTGGACCGAGAACGAGCGGGCGACGTTCGCCCTCGGAGCGTTTCGCGTCGGCACGAACAACGGCGGGTTCAGTGGCGGGGACGATGGCAACTGGGCCGTAACCACCCGGCTCACCGGGTTACCAATCTACGCGAACGACGAGGGGATCTTTCGCCTCATCCACATCGGCGGCGCGTTCTCGCACCGGGTTCCGCCCAACGGTGTGGTCCGCTACGCCCCGGACGCGCAATCGAACATCCTCGACGTGAACGACAGCCCCGTGTCGCCGTTCCTACCGACGATCAACATCCCCGCGAGCAGCCAGCAGCTCTACAACCTCCAGGCCGCGGCCGTCTTCGGGCCGCTTTCGTTCCAGGGCGAGTGGTTCGGTACCACGATCCAACAAACGGGCGCCGGGCCGGTTTTCCTGCACGGGTTCTACGTGGACGCGAGTTACTTCCTGACCGGCGAGCACCGCGGGTACGACCGGACGGACGCCGCGTTCGCGAACGTGTCCGTGTTGCGCCCGCTGGTCCGAACGCCGAGCACGCCCGCCACCGGGTTCGGCGCGGTGGAACTCGCGGCTCGGTTCGCGGTGGGCGACTTCATGTCGGCCAATTTGCCGAAGGCACCGAGCGGCCCGTTCGCGACCGCCTCCCAAGGCGCGGTCCTCTTCCAAATGACACTCGGGGCGAACTGGTACCTCAACGATTACACGCGGATCATGGTGAACTATACGATGGCCACGCCGGACGCCCGCGGTACGCCGGCGCTGCCGGTTCACGTCTTCGGGGTTCGTACCGCGCTCTTCTGGTAA
- a CDS encoding SpoIIE family protein phosphatase — protein sequence MNPIAHAPPAAAPHGLSFRTKLVLGVCGLVLLTGAVVLWLAHRSTRTSTEALTGAVFREVSARAATHTHAFVLRAAPVVESLVQLADNGLAVADHDRIAAQLLAVLRANPGLSWVSYGDEAGTFTGAYRTPEGTLRINHSRIAGGKTKLVEYDVRPDGSRNVFKTDDDSGYDPRTRPFYVRAKQSGRLVWLPPYVFYNQGVPGISCAAPVKDGTGAIRGVLSVDFDLNALSDFVSGLSVSAHSHVFLFTADGSLLAHPDHRGVGASGARDSGKILALADVGDPLVDAYRANLRPEYLTSAAGDDFHRFEFRHADTDYLGSVTTFRVGDDLVWAVAVVAPKSDFVGDVWRTQVLALVAAALAVLAAVGLAFALANVVSRPVSALIGFMQQVGGGDLEARAEFGGSREFRQLADALNRMIADLRDRLRLRHSLGIAMEVQQRLLPTAAPVVRGLDVAGHSTYCDETGGDYYDFLVLDKAAPNAVLVALGDVMGHGVAAALVMAGVRAVLRDRAVVAGDLADLMGRLNRLISADHGGDRFMTMHLSVIDSKTGTMRWVSAGHDPVIVYDPADGSFAEVGEGDLPLGVMDDTQYREQTSAAFPPGRVLFIGTDGVWEMPDATGEQFGKDRLRDVIRASAAGSADAIAAALRERLTAFRGEAKSVDDVTFVVIKMGALIGAE from the coding sequence ATGAATCCGATCGCGCACGCCCCGCCTGCTGCCGCACCACATGGGCTGAGTTTTCGCACGAAGTTGGTGCTGGGTGTGTGCGGGCTGGTGCTGCTCACGGGCGCGGTAGTGTTGTGGCTCGCGCACCGCAGTACGCGAACGAGTACCGAGGCCCTCACCGGCGCGGTGTTCCGGGAGGTCAGCGCGCGGGCCGCGACACACACTCACGCATTCGTGCTGCGCGCGGCGCCGGTCGTCGAATCGCTCGTGCAACTCGCCGACAACGGGCTCGCGGTGGCCGATCACGACCGCATCGCCGCCCAACTGCTCGCGGTGCTAAGGGCGAACCCCGGACTGAGTTGGGTGAGCTACGGGGACGAGGCCGGTACGTTCACCGGCGCGTACCGGACCCCGGAAGGCACGCTCCGCATCAACCACAGCCGGATCGCGGGCGGGAAGACGAAGCTGGTCGAGTACGACGTGCGGCCCGACGGCTCCCGGAACGTGTTCAAGACCGACGATGACAGCGGGTACGACCCGCGGACGCGCCCGTTCTACGTCCGGGCGAAACAATCGGGCCGGCTGGTGTGGCTCCCGCCGTATGTGTTTTACAACCAGGGGGTGCCGGGCATCTCGTGCGCGGCTCCGGTGAAAGACGGCACAGGCGCGATTCGCGGCGTGCTGAGCGTGGACTTCGATCTGAACGCGCTCTCGGATTTCGTCTCCGGGCTGTCGGTGAGCGCGCACTCGCATGTGTTCCTCTTCACCGCTGATGGAAGTTTACTCGCGCACCCGGACCACCGGGGCGTGGGAGCGTCCGGGGCGCGCGACAGCGGAAAGATTCTGGCCCTCGCGGACGTCGGCGACCCGCTCGTCGATGCGTACCGCGCGAACCTCCGCCCCGAGTACCTCACCTCCGCGGCCGGCGACGACTTCCACCGCTTCGAGTTCCGCCACGCGGACACGGACTACCTCGGATCGGTCACGACCTTCCGCGTCGGTGACGACCTCGTCTGGGCGGTCGCTGTGGTCGCGCCGAAGTCCGATTTCGTGGGCGACGTGTGGCGCACGCAGGTGCTCGCGCTCGTGGCGGCAGCGCTCGCGGTGCTGGCCGCCGTCGGGCTCGCGTTCGCGCTGGCGAACGTGGTGTCGCGCCCGGTATCCGCCCTCATCGGCTTCATGCAGCAGGTCGGTGGGGGCGACCTGGAAGCGAGAGCCGAGTTCGGCGGGAGCCGCGAGTTCCGCCAACTCGCAGACGCGCTCAACCGGATGATCGCGGACCTCCGGGACCGGCTCCGGCTCCGGCACTCGCTCGGGATCGCAATGGAGGTGCAACAGCGGTTGCTCCCCACCGCGGCCCCCGTCGTGCGCGGGCTCGATGTGGCCGGGCACAGCACGTACTGCGACGAAACCGGCGGCGACTACTACGACTTCCTCGTGCTGGACAAGGCCGCGCCGAACGCGGTCCTGGTGGCACTGGGGGACGTGATGGGGCACGGGGTCGCGGCCGCGCTCGTGATGGCCGGGGTGCGCGCCGTGCTGCGCGACCGGGCGGTGGTCGCGGGGGATCTCGCGGACCTGATGGGCCGGCTCAACCGCCTCATCTCGGCCGACCACGGCGGCGACCGGTTCATGACGATGCACCTCTCGGTGATCGACTCGAAGACCGGCACGATGCGCTGGGTGAGCGCCGGGCACGATCCGGTGATCGTCTACGACCCGGCCGACGGGAGCTTCGCCGAAGTGGGCGAGGGCGACTTGCCACTCGGCGTGATGGACGACACGCAGTACCGCGAACAAACGTCCGCGGCGTTCCCGCCCGGACGGGTTCTCTTCATCGGAACTGACGGCGTGTGGGAAATGCCCGACGCGACCGGCGAGCAGTTCGGGAAGGACCGGCTGCGCGACGTGATTCGGGCTTCGGCCGCGGGGTCCGCCGACGCGATCGCGGCAGCCCTTCGCGAGCGCCTGACCGCGTTCCGCGGGGAGGCCAAGTCGGTCGACGACGTGACCTTCGTCGTCATCAAAATGGGGGCGCTGATCGGAGCCGAGTGA
- a CDS encoding SMP-30/gluconolactonase/LRE family protein — protein sequence MFRSLAVTTVALATIVATGGLRPARSTAADEPKLPMTIGSIERKDAKLDALIPKDAKIEVLAGGFKWTEGPVWDKKGSALLFTDIPNNRVVRWSAKDGVKEDFIKPSGYTGKDEFKGAEPGANGLAFDKDGNLILCQHGDRRIARLGKDGKFETLADKYMGKRFNSPNDLVFAKNGDLFFTDPPYGLPEQMKDPKKELDFQGVYRLSPKGEVTLLTKEMSRPNGIALAPDEKTLYVANSDPDKAILMAFPVNADGTLGKGKVIFDATADVKANPNKGLPDGLKVDAKGNIFATAVNGVYVCSPEGTLIGRILTNDKTANCAWGDDGSVLYLATNDKLTRVKTTTKGLGW from the coding sequence ATGTTCCGTTCCCTGGCTGTGACTACCGTCGCACTCGCCACCATTGTCGCCACCGGGGGGCTGCGCCCCGCGCGCAGCACGGCCGCCGACGAGCCGAAACTGCCGATGACCATCGGCTCCATCGAGCGCAAGGACGCGAAGCTCGACGCCCTCATTCCCAAGGACGCGAAAATCGAAGTCCTGGCCGGCGGGTTCAAGTGGACCGAGGGGCCGGTGTGGGACAAGAAGGGCAGCGCCCTCCTCTTCACCGACATCCCGAACAACCGCGTCGTGCGCTGGTCCGCGAAGGACGGGGTGAAGGAAGACTTCATCAAGCCCAGCGGGTACACGGGCAAGGACGAGTTCAAAGGCGCCGAACCGGGCGCCAACGGCCTCGCGTTCGACAAAGACGGTAACCTCATCCTCTGCCAGCACGGTGACCGCCGGATCGCCCGGCTCGGCAAGGACGGCAAGTTCGAGACGCTCGCCGACAAGTACATGGGGAAGCGGTTCAACAGCCCGAACGATCTCGTGTTCGCGAAGAACGGCGACCTGTTCTTCACCGACCCGCCCTACGGTCTGCCCGAGCAGATGAAAGACCCCAAGAAGGAACTCGACTTCCAGGGCGTCTACCGCCTCTCGCCGAAGGGCGAGGTCACGCTCCTGACGAAAGAGATGTCGCGCCCCAACGGGATCGCGCTCGCGCCCGACGAGAAGACGCTTTACGTCGCCAACTCCGACCCGGACAAGGCGATCCTGATGGCGTTCCCGGTCAACGCCGACGGCACGCTCGGCAAGGGCAAGGTGATCTTCGACGCCACGGCGGACGTCAAAGCGAACCCGAACAAGGGCCTGCCCGACGGCCTGAAAGTGGACGCGAAGGGGAACATCTTCGCCACCGCGGTGAACGGCGTGTACGTGTGCTCCCCCGAAGGCACGCTGATCGGCCGCATTCTCACCAACGATAAGACTGCGAACTGCGCTTGGGGGGACGACGGGAGCGTGCTGTACCTGGCCACGAACGACAAACTCACCCGCGTCAAGACGACGACAAAGGGTTTGGGGTGGTAA
- a CDS encoding DUF1254 domain-containing protein: protein MRTRFALPIIVLTLAALAVAQDPAPFKGGFPAPDAAQKARDEADYQRAVTAYRFWYPTVSVEGIFHGNRELGINDNEAIPILSAGPRHVGFTLNSDTPYGGGVIDVKAGPYVIELPPGPFIGLANDHHQGWILDMGLPGPDQGRGGKHLVLPPRYTGEIPKGYFVGYSSSNKVLVALRSMPVKGDVKAAIDALKTVKIYPLASAAEPKLVKMVDTTEKKMDCTCLRWEDNIAYWEKLHAVTDAEPLNPKFLPMYGVLSALGIEKGKPFAPDARMKAILERAAKAGRNQMLVSAFDSARTDKLAWKDRKWEWLGLVPESAQFETKAGIDLEARDRWFAQAIVTSPAMFRRTQGAGSLYWLGHRDSTGAFVDGGKTYKLNVPLPVPAGLFWSVTVYDAATRSEVQTAQDKAALRSLFELKDTGDAKSIDLYFGPKAPAGKEGQWIQTVPERGWFAYFRIYGPKEPAFDGTWKPGDFEEVR from the coding sequence ATGCGAACGCGATTCGCTCTTCCAATCATTGTTCTCACACTCGCGGCCCTCGCCGTAGCGCAGGACCCGGCCCCTTTTAAGGGCGGCTTCCCGGCCCCGGACGCGGCGCAGAAGGCGCGCGACGAGGCCGACTACCAGCGCGCGGTGACCGCGTACCGGTTCTGGTACCCGACGGTATCCGTCGAAGGCATCTTCCACGGCAACCGCGAACTGGGCATCAACGACAACGAGGCCATACCGATTCTGTCGGCCGGTCCGCGTCACGTCGGCTTCACGCTGAACTCGGACACGCCCTACGGCGGCGGGGTGATCGACGTAAAGGCCGGTCCCTATGTGATCGAATTGCCACCCGGGCCGTTCATCGGTTTGGCCAACGACCACCACCAAGGGTGGATCTTGGACATGGGCCTGCCCGGACCGGACCAGGGTAGGGGCGGGAAGCATCTCGTGTTGCCGCCGAGGTACACGGGCGAAATTCCGAAGGGCTACTTCGTCGGGTACTCGTCATCGAACAAGGTGCTCGTCGCGCTCCGATCCATGCCCGTTAAGGGGGACGTGAAGGCCGCGATCGACGCACTGAAAACCGTGAAAATCTATCCGCTGGCTTCGGCCGCGGAGCCGAAGCTCGTGAAGATGGTGGACACGACCGAGAAGAAGATGGACTGCACCTGCCTGCGCTGGGAGGACAACATTGCGTACTGGGAGAAGCTCCACGCGGTCACCGACGCCGAACCGCTGAACCCGAAGTTCCTGCCCATGTACGGGGTGCTGTCGGCGCTGGGCATCGAGAAGGGCAAGCCGTTCGCGCCGGACGCGCGCATGAAGGCCATTCTGGAGCGGGCCGCCAAAGCCGGGCGGAACCAGATGCTCGTGTCGGCGTTCGATAGCGCCCGAACCGACAAGCTCGCGTGGAAGGACCGGAAGTGGGAGTGGCTCGGGCTCGTCCCCGAGAGCGCGCAATTCGAGACGAAGGCCGGCATCGATCTGGAGGCCCGCGACCGCTGGTTCGCGCAAGCCATCGTCACGTCGCCCGCGATGTTCCGGCGCACTCAGGGGGCCGGCTCGCTCTACTGGCTCGGCCACCGCGACTCCACCGGCGCGTTCGTGGACGGCGGGAAAACGTACAAGCTGAACGTGCCGCTCCCCGTGCCCGCGGGGCTGTTCTGGTCCGTCACGGTCTACGATGCCGCCACGCGAAGCGAGGTGCAGACCGCGCAGGACAAAGCCGCGCTGCGCTCGCTGTTCGAGCTGAAGGACACGGGCGACGCGAAATCGATCGACCTGTACTTCGGCCCGAAAGCGCCCGCGGGCAAGGAGGGCCAGTGGATTCAAACGGTGCCCGAGCGCGGGTGGTTCGCGTACTTCCGCATCTACGGCCCGAAGGAACCCGCGTTCGACGGAACGTGGAAGCCGGGCGATTTCGAGGAAGTGAGGTGA
- a CDS encoding SgcJ/EcaC family oxidoreductase — protein sequence MKRHRMILGLAVAVSAAVLVSGGRAPSPAREPAAQPEKAAAQPAKADGAEAGIKKITAEYAKAFNAADAKAAAALWTDEGEYVGADDETVTGRAAIEKSLAEFFKANPKATAEVQVESVRIIGRGTASAEGVVRLKLPGTDPVIESRYSALHVLEDGVWHAASVREWVPDPATAVTPQHLDWLVGDWTAKGEGGELKLTYAWDENKVFISGKYAITKDGKTVSSGTQVIGRNPAGGLRSWMFDSSGTTSDAVWVRDDKRWINEATGVLPDGTEISSVNVLIPLGTDSFTWQTTDRETDGVALPALPPVKVTRVKK from the coding sequence ATGAAACGGCACCGAATGATTCTGGGCCTGGCCGTTGCGGTCAGCGCCGCCGTGCTCGTGAGCGGGGGGCGTGCCCCGTCGCCGGCGCGCGAACCCGCAGCGCAGCCGGAGAAGGCCGCGGCCCAACCCGCAAAGGCCGACGGCGCGGAAGCCGGGATCAAGAAGATCACCGCCGAGTACGCGAAGGCGTTCAACGCGGCCGATGCCAAGGCCGCGGCCGCACTCTGGACGGATGAGGGCGAGTACGTGGGGGCCGATGACGAAACCGTGACGGGGCGCGCCGCGATCGAAAAGAGCCTCGCCGAGTTCTTCAAAGCGAACCCGAAAGCCACGGCCGAAGTTCAGGTCGAATCCGTTCGGATCATCGGGCGCGGGACCGCGTCGGCCGAGGGCGTGGTGCGGTTAAAGCTCCCGGGAACCGACCCGGTGATCGAGTCGCGGTACTCCGCGCTCCACGTGCTGGAAGACGGCGTATGGCACGCCGCGTCGGTACGCGAGTGGGTGCCCGATCCCGCGACCGCGGTGACCCCCCAACACCTCGACTGGCTCGTTGGGGACTGGACCGCGAAGGGGGAAGGCGGGGAACTGAAGCTGACGTATGCGTGGGACGAGAACAAGGTGTTCATCAGCGGCAAGTACGCGATCACGAAGGACGGCAAAACGGTGTCATCGGGCACGCAGGTGATCGGGCGGAACCCGGCCGGCGGATTGCGGTCGTGGATGTTCGACAGTTCCGGGACCACGAGCGACGCCGTCTGGGTGCGCGACGACAAACGCTGGATCAACGAAGCGACGGGTGTGCTCCCGGACGGTACGGAGATCAGCTCCGTCAACGTCCTCATCCCGCTCGGTACCGACTCGTTCACCTGGCAGACCACGGACCGGGAGACCGACGGTGTCGCGCTCCCGGCGCTCCCGCCGGTCAAGGTCACGCGCGTCAAAAAGTAA
- a CDS encoding carbohydrate porin — protein MRKLYFGLLAAVAVGLTHTSRGAAQNPIAAPAPPAALPEGAPPAAAQPPAIPTQPVSPGAFDALQGITGCAPAEPPAPPTPPPFGGPLLERQKFLGDWGGARERLRERGITFDIYSTNVLGDVANGGSRESLQQRGRIDYLMHVDGEKAGLWKGAFIDLHAEMAYGTAISGYTGALEPASIAQILPTPNGYVGALTGVKFTQALSERLITFVGKINTAEAFNQPFTGGALGIDGFLNGGLTIPAVLVRTIPYSTYGAGFAYLKGADPVFSFSIFDANNTPTRDGFDTFFDNGVVFVPQINVPTKFFGLPGHQGITGSYSTKRYGIIDRTAFINPILGLAAPTKSGSWALTYNFDQTLYAAPDNPKRSWGTFGNLGLADQNPSPFRWFANIGFGGSSPIASRKLDTFGVGYYYLGLNNALQNLAPRVLPFRDHEQGVELFYNCAVTRWCHITPDVQFVIPAQKRADALTVFGLRAKIDF, from the coding sequence ATGCGGAAACTCTATTTCGGCCTGCTGGCGGCGGTCGCCGTGGGCCTGACGCACACGAGTCGGGGGGCGGCCCAAAACCCGATCGCCGCTCCCGCTCCTCCGGCCGCGCTGCCCGAAGGTGCGCCCCCGGCTGCCGCTCAACCACCCGCGATCCCGACGCAACCCGTTTCACCCGGAGCATTTGATGCGCTCCAGGGCATTACAGGGTGCGCGCCCGCGGAACCGCCCGCGCCCCCAACGCCGCCGCCCTTTGGTGGCCCCCTCCTCGAGCGCCAGAAGTTCCTCGGCGATTGGGGCGGCGCGCGGGAGCGATTGCGCGAGCGCGGGATCACGTTCGACATTTATTCGACGAATGTTCTCGGCGACGTGGCGAACGGGGGATCGCGCGAGAGCCTCCAGCAGCGCGGGCGCATCGACTACCTGATGCACGTCGATGGTGAGAAGGCCGGGTTGTGGAAAGGGGCGTTCATCGACCTGCACGCGGAAATGGCATACGGCACCGCGATCAGCGGGTACACCGGCGCCCTGGAGCCGGCGAGCATCGCACAGATTCTGCCCACTCCCAACGGGTACGTCGGCGCCCTGACCGGGGTGAAGTTCACTCAGGCCCTGTCGGAGCGGCTCATCACGTTCGTCGGGAAGATTAACACGGCCGAGGCGTTCAACCAGCCGTTTACCGGCGGCGCGCTCGGGATCGACGGGTTCCTGAACGGGGGGCTAACGATCCCGGCCGTGCTCGTGCGCACCATCCCGTACTCGACCTACGGCGCGGGCTTCGCGTACCTCAAGGGCGCCGACCCCGTTTTCTCGTTCAGCATTTTCGACGCGAACAACACGCCGACGCGCGACGGGTTCGACACGTTCTTCGACAACGGCGTGGTGTTCGTCCCGCAAATCAACGTCCCGACCAAGTTCTTCGGACTCCCCGGGCACCAAGGGATCACCGGATCGTACAGTACCAAGCGGTACGGCATTATCGACCGCACGGCGTTCATCAACCCGATCCTCGGGCTGGCCGCGCCGACCAAGAGCGGCTCGTGGGCACTGACGTACAACTTCGACCAGACCCTCTACGCGGCCCCGGACAACCCGAAGCGCTCGTGGGGCACGTTCGGGAACCTCGGCCTCGCGGACCAGAACCCCAGCCCGTTCCGGTGGTTCGCGAATATCGGCTTCGGTGGTAGCAGCCCCATAGCGTCCCGCAAGCTCGACACGTTCGGCGTCGGGTACTACTACTTGGGGCTGAACAACGCCCTCCAGAACCTCGCCCCGCGCGTGCTGCCCTTCCGGGATCACGAACAAGGGGTCGAACTGTTCTACAACTGCGCGGTGACCCGGTGGTGCCACATCACCCCGGACGTGCAGTTCGTGATCCCCGCACAAAAGCGGGCCGATGCCCTGACGGTCTTCGGCCTCCGGGCCAAGATCGATTTCTGA
- a CDS encoding DUF1254 domain-containing protein: MRTRFVLPAAVLLAGVLVVRSSGTAADDKKPEPALSPVQLAERTLHRRAVEAVIWGMPAVNYDLMLQEMLSKTPGKVGQVIYWGRPLDAKNQTLTPNPDALYFMAFYNTKDGPVVLDLPPGDADGSFNGNIVTVWQMPLEDAGLLGIDKGKGGKFLVLPPGYKEKPPEGYVPLHSDTLGGYMLFRANFKSHSDADVQKSIAYGKQMKVYPLSAAANPPATVFSDVKDVDFDSTIKYDASFFRNLDRIVQTEPWLERDKAMIQKLASLGIEKGKPFQPDAATEKILDAAVKEAGAWLEAKYDAGFPSFWEGGKWSFPGYPKLIEEVSQKSYTNPNEYPIDERGVVYTMAFIGIKRVGAGQFYLINIRDKNGNAYDGSKTYKLTVPPNAPVEQYWSLTAYDRQTHALIKGAPRASRSSQIAELQKNADGSIDLYIGPKAPAGKDGNWIPTDPARKFELMFRLYAPTKALFDKSWKLPDVELVE, from the coding sequence ATGCGAACGCGATTCGTCCTCCCCGCCGCGGTGCTGCTCGCCGGTGTACTTGTCGTCCGGTCGAGCGGTACCGCGGCGGACGACAAGAAGCCCGAACCGGCCCTCTCCCCCGTGCAACTGGCCGAACGCACCTTACACCGGCGCGCGGTCGAGGCCGTGATTTGGGGGATGCCCGCGGTCAATTACGACCTGATGCTCCAGGAGATGCTGTCCAAGACCCCCGGTAAGGTCGGGCAAGTCATTTATTGGGGGCGCCCGCTCGACGCGAAGAACCAGACGCTCACGCCCAACCCCGACGCGCTTTATTTCATGGCATTTTACAACACGAAGGACGGCCCGGTCGTGCTCGACCTGCCGCCGGGCGACGCCGACGGCTCGTTCAACGGCAACATCGTAACCGTCTGGCAGATGCCGTTGGAAGACGCGGGGCTGCTCGGCATCGACAAAGGCAAGGGCGGGAAGTTCCTCGTGCTGCCGCCGGGGTACAAGGAGAAACCGCCGGAGGGGTACGTCCCGCTGCACTCCGACACGCTCGGCGGGTACATGCTGTTCCGAGCGAACTTCAAGAGCCACAGTGACGCCGACGTGCAGAAGTCCATCGCCTACGGCAAGCAGATGAAGGTCTACCCGCTGTCGGCAGCGGCGAACCCACCGGCGACGGTGTTCAGCGACGTGAAGGACGTCGATTTCGATTCAACGATCAAGTACGACGCGAGCTTCTTCAGGAATCTGGACCGGATCGTGCAGACGGAACCGTGGCTGGAACGCGACAAGGCGATGATTCAGAAGTTGGCGTCCCTCGGCATCGAGAAGGGCAAACCGTTCCAGCCCGACGCGGCGACCGAGAAGATCCTCGACGCGGCCGTCAAGGAGGCGGGCGCGTGGCTGGAGGCGAAGTACGACGCCGGGTTCCCATCGTTCTGGGAGGGCGGAAAGTGGTCGTTCCCGGGGTACCCCAAGCTGATCGAAGAGGTATCCCAGAAGAGCTACACGAACCCGAACGAGTACCCGATCGACGAACGCGGCGTCGTGTACACGATGGCGTTCATCGGCATCAAGCGGGTGGGCGCGGGGCAGTTCTACCTCATCAACATCCGGGACAAGAACGGCAACGCCTACGACGGCAGCAAGACGTACAAGCTCACGGTTCCACCGAACGCACCGGTGGAGCAGTACTGGTCGCTAACCGCCTACGACCGGCAAACGCACGCACTGATTAAAGGGGCGCCGCGTGCCAGTCGCTCGTCGCAAATCGCCGAACTCCAAAAGAACGCCGACGGGTCCATCGACCTCTACATCGGCCCCAAGGCGCCCGCGGGCAAGGACGGTAACTGGATACCAACCGACCCGGCCCGCAAATTCGAGCTGATGTTCCGCCTCTACGCGCCGACAAAGGCGCTGTTCGACAAGTCGTGGAAGTTGCCGGACGTCGAACTGGTCGAGTAA